One region of Ktedonobacterales bacterium genomic DNA includes:
- a CDS encoding SDR family NAD(P)-dependent oxidoreductase, with amino-acid sequence MDFSSKVAVLTGAGGGWGRAVALAFLNAGASVVVVERPEVCAERAGWKAELGKPGEQLTLLPGNVFDEASVEGIVKDVLARHGHLDVLVNMVGGFAAGQPVHEMNPETWERMLQLNLRSAFLCSKHAAHPMIQQRWGRIITISSRAGVQPGPKAAAYAASKAAVISLTESQAEELKDDFITVNTVLPSIVDTPANRQAMPKADFSRWPKGEEIAPVILFLASEEAKLINGAAIPVYGRA; translated from the coding sequence ATGGATTTCAGCAGCAAAGTCGCCGTTCTCACAGGCGCTGGCGGTGGCTGGGGGCGCGCGGTAGCCCTCGCTTTTCTGAACGCCGGAGCCTCTGTCGTCGTCGTGGAGCGCCCGGAGGTGTGCGCCGAAAGAGCAGGCTGGAAAGCAGAACTGGGGAAGCCAGGCGAACAGTTGACCCTGCTTCCAGGCAACGTCTTTGATGAAGCCAGTGTAGAGGGTATCGTCAAGGATGTACTGGCGCGACATGGTCATTTAGATGTGCTGGTGAATATGGTTGGCGGGTTTGCCGCCGGTCAACCCGTGCATGAAATGAACCCGGAAACCTGGGAGCGTATGCTCCAGTTGAATCTGCGTTCCGCCTTTCTTTGCTCAAAGCACGCGGCCCACCCCATGATTCAGCAGCGATGGGGCCGCATCATCACCATTTCTTCGCGCGCGGGCGTGCAGCCTGGCCCCAAAGCGGCGGCTTACGCTGCATCGAAAGCAGCGGTCATCTCGCTGACCGAATCGCAGGCCGAAGAACTTAAAGACGATTTCATTACGGTAAACACGGTCTTGCCCAGCATTGTTGATACCCCCGCGAATCGTCAGGCTATGCCAAAAGCCGACTTTTCCCGCTGGCCCAAAGGTGAGGAGATCGCTCCGGTCATCCTCTTCCTTGCCTCGGAGGAAGCGAAGTTGATCAATGGCGCGGCCATTCCGGTGTATGGCCGGGCCTAG
- a CDS encoding YihY/virulence factor BrkB family protein, producing MRLLRINWSALRRTVPIRFCYKAFNDWIFDLAGMLAYYLLLATVPIFLLLIGGVGLALQGLRSGTEEKLIAALEQVFPAQISSHVIVAVTNDLKQSSGVLLVVGLISALLFGSRLVVRMDDCFAIIYRERPRSVLGQQLVALGLTALFVLLAPIMFLGAAIPSLLTTTVVQQVWHTQPPGLIAQIAVFAGAYLAAFIWLLAIYLLVPSRHVGWRNSWPGAALAALFLVVYELLFPWIASALIRPGKYGETAGFLLLLLSFFYYFAFLLLMGAEINSWLAGHRETPEDVPTMLHNAIIHRRFPETPSAERPAAEEPSSNGAAPEASAADQSESEATRSPPGGHDARPGHTPEWPRH from the coding sequence ATGCGCTTGCTTCGCATCAACTGGTCGGCGCTGCGACGCACTGTGCCAATACGCTTTTGTTATAAAGCATTCAACGACTGGATTTTTGATCTGGCCGGGATGCTGGCGTACTATCTTTTGCTGGCAACGGTGCCGATTTTTCTACTGCTCATCGGCGGGGTGGGCCTGGCGCTGCAAGGGCTGCGCTCTGGCACAGAGGAGAAACTGATTGCTGCACTTGAGCAAGTCTTTCCCGCGCAAATATCGAGCCACGTCATCGTAGCGGTCACGAATGATCTGAAGCAATCCTCTGGCGTGCTGTTGGTGGTGGGCTTGATTTCGGCGCTCTTGTTCGGCTCGCGCCTTGTTGTCAGGATGGATGATTGTTTCGCAATCATCTATCGTGAACGACCACGCTCGGTGCTTGGACAGCAACTGGTGGCGCTTGGCCTGACGGCGCTGTTTGTGCTTCTGGCCCCCATCATGTTTCTGGGAGCAGCCATTCCTTCATTGCTCACCACCACAGTTGTCCAGCAGGTCTGGCATACCCAGCCACCTGGATTAATAGCCCAGATTGCCGTGTTTGCGGGGGCGTATCTCGCGGCGTTTATCTGGCTGCTGGCAATCTACCTGCTGGTACCTAGCCGCCATGTCGGCTGGCGTAATAGCTGGCCGGGGGCCGCCCTGGCGGCGTTGTTTCTGGTTGTCTATGAACTGCTCTTTCCCTGGATTGCCAGCGCGCTCATTCGTCCGGGAAAATATGGCGAAACGGCTGGTTTTCTGCTCCTTCTCCTTTCCTTCTTTTATTACTTCGCTTTCCTGCTGCTGATGGGCGCGGAGATCAATTCCTGGCTGGCCGGTCATCGTGAAACCCCGGAAGATGTACCCACCATGCTTCACAATGCCATCATCCATCGCCGCTTTCCTGAGACGCCATCAGCAGAAAGGCCAGCAGCAGAAGAGCCGTCCTCAAACGGCGCAGCGCCGGAAGCGTCTGCCGCCGATCAGTCGGAATCAGAAGCAACCCGATCACCCCCAGGAGGGCATGACGCTAGGCCCGGCCATACACCGGAATGGCCGCGCCATTGA